The following are from one region of the Geoalkalibacter subterraneus genome:
- the cysN gene encoding sulfate adenylyltransferase subunit CysN, with protein sequence MAHQSELIARDIHAYLKQQEEKGMLRFITCGSVDDGKSTLIGRLLWDSKMIFEDQLTALEADSRRVGTQGQNIDYALLLDGLEAEREQGITIDVAYRFFSTDKRKFIVADTPGHEQYTRNMVTGASNAQVAVILVDARKGVLTQTRRHSYLTSLVGIRHVVLAINKMDLVDYREQRFNEILREYQGFAASLGFEEIRPIPISALNGDNVIAASPATPWYQGPSLMEYLENVQVADNAQGNPFRMRVQWVNRPDLDFRGFCGTIAAGVIHPGDPVVVTSSGQKSRVARIVTMDGDLARAVAGQAVTLTLEDEIDISRGETLAAPQERPHFEDHFEAKLVWLHEEALVPGRDYLLKAGASLSPARIEELRFKVNVNSLQQESGNSLALNEIGVCRLRAAKPVSFDSYRENRATGSFILIDRVTNATVGAGMIHQPLRSSRQGWPEIEINREARAALKNQKAKVLWFDNRLDPQLPSLVEKRLHSLGRHSMPLVSQGAGEESLAETASLLYNAGLIVLVQGGEIGADHLRSRFAPGDFTEIRGAAPENVSDHDNVVTIDNQATPTEQAEHLVRSLDL encoded by the coding sequence ATGGCCCATCAATCCGAACTGATCGCCCGCGACATCCACGCCTACCTCAAACAGCAGGAGGAAAAGGGGATGCTGCGTTTTATCACCTGCGGCAGTGTCGACGACGGCAAAAGCACGCTGATCGGACGCCTGCTGTGGGATTCGAAGATGATCTTCGAAGATCAACTCACCGCTCTCGAGGCCGACAGCAGGCGGGTCGGCACCCAGGGGCAGAACATCGACTACGCGCTGCTGCTCGACGGCCTCGAGGCCGAGCGCGAGCAGGGGATCACCATCGATGTCGCCTACCGCTTCTTCTCCACCGACAAGCGCAAGTTCATCGTGGCCGACACGCCGGGACACGAGCAGTACACCCGCAACATGGTCACCGGTGCATCCAACGCCCAGGTGGCGGTGATCCTGGTCGACGCCCGTAAAGGCGTGCTGACCCAGACCCGCCGGCACAGCTATCTGACCTCGCTGGTGGGCATCCGCCATGTGGTGCTGGCCATCAACAAGATGGACCTGGTCGACTACAGAGAACAGCGCTTCAACGAGATCCTGCGGGAGTACCAGGGCTTCGCGGCATCCCTGGGATTTGAAGAGATCCGCCCGATCCCCATCTCCGCTCTCAACGGCGACAACGTTATCGCCGCAAGCCCCGCTACTCCCTGGTACCAGGGGCCGAGCCTGATGGAGTACCTGGAGAATGTGCAGGTCGCCGACAACGCCCAGGGCAACCCGTTCCGCATGCGCGTGCAGTGGGTCAACCGCCCCGATCTCGATTTCCGCGGTTTCTGCGGAACCATCGCCGCAGGCGTCATCCACCCCGGCGATCCCGTCGTGGTGACCTCGTCCGGGCAGAAAAGCCGCGTCGCGCGCATCGTCACCATGGATGGCGACCTTGCGCGCGCCGTAGCCGGACAGGCGGTGACCCTGACCCTGGAAGACGAGATCGATATCAGCCGCGGCGAAACGCTGGCCGCGCCACAGGAGCGGCCCCATTTCGAAGACCATTTCGAAGCCAAGCTGGTCTGGCTGCATGAAGAGGCGCTTGTTCCCGGACGCGACTATCTCCTCAAGGCGGGCGCCTCCCTGTCGCCGGCGCGGATCGAGGAACTCAGGTTCAAAGTCAATGTCAACTCCCTGCAGCAGGAGTCAGGCAACAGCCTCGCCCTGAACGAAATCGGTGTCTGCCGCCTGAGAGCCGCAAAGCCGGTTTCCTTCGACTCCTACCGGGAGAACCGCGCCACCGGCAGCTTCATCCTGATCGACCGGGTGACCAATGCCACCGTCGGTGCCGGCATGATTCATCAGCCCCTGCGCTCGTCACGACAAGGCTGGCCGGAGATCGAAATCAACCGGGAAGCCCGCGCCGCCCTCAAAAACCAGAAGGCAAAGGTGTTATGGTTTGATAATCGCCTTGATCCCCAATTGCCGTCTCTGGTGGAAAAAAGGCTGCACAGCCTCGGCCGGCACAGCATGCCATTAGTTAGCCAGGGCGCGGGAGAAGAGAGTCTCGCCGAGACCGCAAGCCTGCTCTATAATGCCGGACTGATTGTCCTGGTGCAGGGCGGCGAAATCGGCGCGGATCACCTTCGCTCCCGCTTCGCACCCGGCGATTTCACAGAAATCCGAGGTGCCGCGCCAGAGAACGTTTCCGATCACGACAACGTGGTAACGATTGACAATCAGGCAACACCCACGGAACAGGCCGAACACCTGGTCCGGTCGTTGGACCTGTAG
- the cysD gene encoding sulfate adenylyltransferase subunit CysD gives MQLTHLQQLEAESIHILREVVAEFENPVMLYSIGKDSAVMLHLARKAFYPAKPPFPLLHVDTTWKFREMIEFRDRMAHECGFDLLVHINEEGVRQGISPFVHGSTVHTDIMKTEALKQALDKYRFDAAFGGARRDEEKSRAKERIFSFRTESHRWDPKNQRPELWNIYNARVRKGESIRAFPLSNWTELDIWQYIYLEEIPIVPLYFSKERPVVERDGMLIMVDDDRLELRPGEKIEHRSVRFRTLGCYPLTGAVESTAATLPEIIQEMLLTRTSERQGRAIDYDQSGSMEKKKQEGYF, from the coding sequence ATGCAACTGACTCATCTGCAACAACTTGAAGCCGAAAGCATCCATATCCTGCGCGAGGTCGTGGCGGAGTTTGAAAATCCGGTCATGCTCTACTCCATCGGCAAGGATTCGGCGGTCATGCTGCACTTGGCGCGCAAGGCCTTCTACCCCGCCAAGCCTCCGTTTCCGCTACTGCATGTGGATACCACCTGGAAGTTTCGCGAGATGATCGAATTCCGCGACAGAATGGCGCATGAGTGCGGCTTTGACCTGCTGGTGCATATCAACGAAGAAGGGGTGCGCCAGGGAATCAGCCCCTTTGTACACGGTTCGACCGTGCACACCGACATTATGAAAACGGAAGCCCTCAAGCAGGCTCTCGACAAATACAGGTTTGACGCCGCTTTCGGCGGGGCACGCCGTGATGAAGAGAAGTCGCGGGCCAAGGAGCGCATCTTCTCCTTCCGCACCGAAAGCCACCGCTGGGATCCGAAAAACCAGCGCCCGGAGTTGTGGAACATCTACAACGCCCGCGTGCGCAAGGGAGAGAGCATCCGCGCCTTCCCCCTGTCCAACTGGACCGAACTCGACATCTGGCAATACATCTACCTCGAGGAGATTCCCATCGTGCCTCTCTATTTCTCCAAGGAGCGGCCGGTGGTGGAGCGCGACGGCATGTTGATCATGGTCGACGACGACCGGCTGGAGCTGCGGCCGGGCGAGAAAATCGAGCACAGGTCGGTGCGTTTTCGCACCCTCGGCTGCTATCCCCTGACCGGCGCGGTGGAATCCACCGCAGCGACCCTGCCGGAAATTATCCAGGAGATGCTGCTGACCCGCACCAGCGAACGCCAGGGGCGGGCCATCGACTACGACCAGTCGGGATCGATGGAGAAGAAGAAGCAGGAAGGGTATTTTTAA
- a CDS encoding phosphoadenylyl-sulfate reductase, with the protein MNNPTTETISVPRFTTLNHPADILRGGLAAAEGPVALACSFSVEDVVIIDLLQEIAPETRIFALDTGRLNEETYETAEAISVRYGVTIDWYFPEREAVEKLEREKGLFSFRNSLENRKECCRIRKVEPLQRALKGLDGWITGMRRGQGATRGEIEPLEIDTAHGGIIKINPLAFWSAEKVWAYAKQRHIPVNRLHRQGYPSIGCAPCTRAIEPGEDERAGRWWWESPEHKECGLHSRSQ; encoded by the coding sequence ATGAACAACCCTACGACAGAAACAATATCCGTACCCCGCTTCACTACACTCAATCATCCAGCGGACATTTTGCGCGGCGGCCTTGCCGCGGCAGAAGGACCCGTTGCCCTGGCCTGCTCCTTCAGCGTGGAAGATGTGGTGATTATCGACCTGCTGCAGGAGATCGCTCCCGAAACCAGGATTTTCGCCCTCGACACCGGCAGGCTCAACGAAGAAACCTACGAAACCGCCGAAGCCATCAGTGTCCGCTACGGTGTCACGATCGACTGGTACTTTCCTGAGCGTGAAGCCGTAGAAAAGTTGGAACGGGAAAAGGGGCTGTTCTCATTTCGCAACAGCCTTGAAAACCGCAAAGAGTGCTGCCGCATTCGCAAGGTCGAACCATTGCAGCGTGCCCTGAAAGGACTGGACGGCTGGATTACCGGCATGCGTCGGGGACAAGGCGCGACCCGCGGAGAGATCGAACCGCTGGAGATCGACACCGCGCACGGAGGCATCATCAAGATCAATCCGCTGGCGTTCTGGAGCGCCGAAAAGGTCTGGGCCTACGCCAAGCAGCGTCACATTCCGGTCAACCGCCTGCATCGCCAGGGGTACCCCTCCATCGGCTGTGCCCCCTGCACCCGCGCCATCGAGCCGGGTGAAGATGAACGCGCCGGGCGCTGGTGGTGGGAATCCCCGGAACACAAGGAATGCGGCCTGCACAGCAGGTCCCAATGA
- a CDS encoding DUF2061 domain-containing protein has product MKTTQRSRAKAVSWRLLAVVLTSSLVYAWTGEGSFAATVGLADTVVKFFIYFGHERL; this is encoded by the coding sequence ATGAAAACAACACAACGAAGTCGGGCTAAAGCAGTTTCCTGGCGTTTGCTCGCCGTCGTCCTCACTTCGAGCCTGGTTTATGCCTGGACCGGTGAAGGCAGCTTCGCCGCAACGGTGGGACTGGCGGACACGGTGGTTAAGTTTTTCATCTATTTCGGTCACGAGCGCCTGTGA